The following DNA comes from Tepidimicrobium xylanilyticum.
CATATACCAAGTCATAGTTTCTGCGGCACTTTTGGTATAGGATCTTCTTCATCGCCTTCCTTGTTTGTCTTTTTTGTCTCCAAGCGTATAAAACTAGGCCACTTTCAAGTATTCCCTTTTTTTTCTGCATCTTCAACAAATTCTGTAAAAATTCTGATCCATCCATCAAAACTATTTGCTTTACTTCAGATTTCCAGTAATTCATCATAACTTATCGTTCCGGATGAATAGAAACGATTTAACTGAAAATTCAGCCCCTCATCCTTATTGAATTCATAATAACCTACCGGAAATACCATTCGGATCCTCCTCGTACATATTTATTGTGTGCATTTAATTATACTATACAAACAACATATTATAAACGATAGAAAAAATGATCTATTAAATTAAAATTGATAAGTTATGATATTTCTTTAGCAATATAGCGTATTTGATGCTCACGTTGAAGGCATAATAGAAATATGCTATAATCGACACAGAAAACAATCTATTTCGAAAGGAGACACTAATGAAGAAAGAAGAACGACAGTATCCCCGAGTCATGATATCCCCTAAGGCAAAGCGCAGTATTCAGAATGGGCATCCATGGATATACGGTGAAGAAATCCTTGATATAGAAGGCGTTCCTCAAAATGGAGAGTTGGTAGATGTGTTTGCCAAAAACTCCTTTATGGGTACAGGTTTTTACAACAGTACTAGTAAGATTACCGTTCGACTTATTTCACGCAACGCTAACGATGTATTTGATAATCACTTTTGGCGCCGCCGCATTGAATATGCCATTCGTTATCGAAAAACCGTCATGCCTGGTGCTGACTTTGCTTGTTGCCGCCTGATCCACGGTGAGGCGGACCAAATGCCAGGGCTGACAGTGGACCGCTACGATAACATTCTGTCTGTGCAGATTACCTGTCTAGGCATGGAACTTATCAAGGATACGGTTTACCGTGCCCTTTGGGATGTACTTACTGAAATGGATGAAACTATAACTGGCATTTATGAGCACAATGACATTTCCCTTCGTTCAAAAGAAGGCCTACGGGAATACAAAGGCTGGTACCGCTTCGATGGCATACCTGTTCCAGAATCCGCTGTTACCGAGATATGCGAAAATGGCGTAAGATATCTAGTAGATGTTGAAAACGGGCAGAAAACCGGCTTTTTCTTAGACCAGAAGTACAACCGTGCTGCTGTAGCCCGAGTTGCCAATGGCAAGCGGGTACTGGACTGCTTTACCCATACTGGCTCCTTCGGTCTCAATGCAGCATTGGGTGGAGCAGAGCGTGTAACCTGCGTAGATATCTCACAGTCAGCCATTAACATGGCAAAAGCAAACGCCATACGTAATAACTTAGATGGAAAAATGGATTTTTTGTGTGAGGACATGTTTGACCTTCTGACAAGACTAGCAGACCAGAAATGTCGGAATTATGACTTTATAATCCTTGATCCACCAGCTTTTA
Coding sequences within:
- a CDS encoding class I SAM-dependent rRNA methyltransferase, whose protein sequence is MKKEERQYPRVMISPKAKRSIQNGHPWIYGEEILDIEGVPQNGELVDVFAKNSFMGTGFYNSTSKITVRLISRNANDVFDNHFWRRRIEYAIRYRKTVMPGADFACCRLIHGEADQMPGLTVDRYDNILSVQITCLGMELIKDTVYRALWDVLTEMDETITGIYEHNDISLRSKEGLREYKGWYRFDGIPVPESAVTEICENGVRYLVDVENGQKTGFFLDQKYNRAAVARVANGKRVLDCFTHTGSFGLNAALGGAERVTCVDISQSAINMAKANAIRNNLDGKMDFLCEDMFDLLTRLADQKCRNYDFIILDPPAFTKSRKTVEAATRGYKEINFKAMKLLPRGGYLATCSCSHFVTDDLFRKILASAAKDAAVSLRQIEARQQAPDHPILWNVPETDYLKFYIFQVV